The Beijerinckiaceae bacterium genome has a window encoding:
- a CDS encoding multidrug transporter subunit MdtA produces the protein MKDVHDLIVGGGTPAIDPAVESILHAKSHAVARDTLSSTKPRRRIRILPWSIVALLTGAAAGAWVLLRFQEAPAGKPAPLVSVAAATAVKGDLDVTLAALGTVTPLATVSIKARISGHLVRLGFEEGQEVKAGDFLAEIDPRPYQHELVQAQGQLTRDQALLDNARLDLERYRQLVTQNNVSHKQFDTQQSLVRQYEGMVNIDLALLDRARLNLEYCHITAPVSGRVGLRQVDLGNYVQPSDATGIVVITQLQPIAIVFPVAEDHLSTVMGPVLAGKKLPVEAYDRGGARLLAKGTLATIDNQVDPATGTVKFKARFDNTDLALFPNQFVNVHLLVETLQDATLVPSTAIEYGPKGAFVFAIQNDDTVAMRPVTLGPAERGSVAVLAGIEPGVRVVTGGADRLRDGTKVKLVADRKAEASSPDRGGR, from the coding sequence ATGAAGGATGTCCACGACCTCATTGTCGGAGGAGGCACACCGGCGATCGATCCCGCGGTCGAGTCTATCCTGCATGCAAAGAGTCATGCGGTGGCGCGTGACACCCTATCCTCGACCAAGCCGCGACGCCGGATCCGAATCTTGCCTTGGTCGATCGTGGCGCTGTTGACGGGAGCAGCCGCTGGCGCCTGGGTTCTTTTACGTTTCCAGGAGGCGCCGGCCGGAAAGCCTGCGCCTTTGGTCTCGGTCGCCGCCGCGACAGCGGTCAAGGGCGATCTCGATGTCACCCTTGCCGCACTTGGCACGGTGACGCCGCTTGCGACCGTCTCGATCAAGGCCCGGATCAGCGGCCATTTGGTGCGGCTTGGCTTTGAGGAAGGCCAAGAGGTCAAGGCAGGCGACTTCCTCGCCGAGATCGATCCCCGCCCCTACCAGCATGAATTGGTCCAAGCGCAAGGTCAGCTCACGCGCGATCAGGCGCTGCTCGACAACGCGCGGCTCGATCTTGAGCGCTATCGGCAGCTCGTCACGCAAAACAACGTCTCCCACAAGCAGTTTGACACGCAGCAGTCGCTGGTTCGCCAATATGAAGGCATGGTCAACATCGATCTGGCACTGCTCGATCGCGCGAGGCTCAATCTCGAGTATTGCCACATCACCGCCCCCGTCTCGGGGCGGGTGGGGCTACGCCAGGTCGATCTCGGCAATTATGTGCAGCCGAGCGATGCAACCGGCATTGTTGTGATCACGCAGCTTCAACCGATCGCCATCGTTTTTCCGGTCGCAGAGGATCATTTGTCCACGGTGATGGGTCCAGTCCTTGCCGGCAAAAAGCTGCCCGTCGAAGCCTATGATCGTGGCGGCGCCCGGCTTCTCGCCAAGGGGACGCTTGCGACCATCGATAATCAGGTCGACCCCGCGACCGGCACCGTTAAATTCAAGGCCCGTTTCGACAATACGGATCTGGCGCTGTTTCCCAATCAGTTTGTGAATGTGCACCTCCTTGTCGAAACTCTGCAGGATGCGACCCTCGTTCCGAGCACCGCCATCGAATACGGACCGAAGGGCGCCTTTGTCTTTGCGATCCAGAACGACGATACGGTCGCGATGCGGCCGGTGACATTGGGGCCCGCCGAGCGTGGAAGTGTCGCCGTGCTCGCCGGCATCGAACCGGGCGTCCGGGTTGTGACCGGCGGAGCGGATCGGTTACGCGACGGCACCAAGGTAAAACTCGTTGCGGACAGGAAGGCGGAAGCAAGCTCTCCCGATCGCGGCGGGCGATGA
- the modC gene encoding molybdenum ABC transporter ATP-binding protein: MIEVDVGLKVGSFDLEVAFGNGKGVVALFGHSGSGKSLTLSVIAGLLRPDRGRVVLDGTVLVDAERGIFVPMHRRRIGLVFQDSHLFPHLSVRQNLLFGRWFAPRRAREIDFDAVTETLGIKDLLSRRPAHLSGGERQRVAMGRALLSCPKLLLFDEPLAALDMRRKLEIMPLIEQVRDEFKIPIVYISHAIEEVVRLATTIVVIDAGRVKAIGTPDEVFGRAATHSGEERFNRSSVLTMKISGTDAAYGLTELNHPAGTVWLAGPAGPIGGTIRIIVKATDVTLSLGRPHDLSVRSVLAGTIDGIEKEGPLSMVAIKLDGEGHLFATATRHALDELHLDYGARVFALIKTSALDERKIASAPRG, from the coding sequence ATGATCGAGGTCGACGTCGGACTCAAAGTGGGGTCTTTCGACCTCGAAGTGGCTTTCGGCAACGGTAAAGGTGTCGTCGCGCTTTTTGGCCATTCGGGTTCGGGCAAATCGCTGACCCTTAGTGTCATCGCCGGATTGTTACGGCCGGACAGGGGACGCGTGGTTTTGGATGGCACGGTTCTTGTCGACGCGGAGCGCGGTATTTTCGTTCCGATGCATCGGCGCCGAATCGGCCTCGTCTTCCAAGACTCTCATCTCTTCCCGCATCTGAGCGTCAGGCAGAATCTTCTATTCGGGCGATGGTTCGCGCCAAGGCGTGCGCGCGAGATCGATTTCGACGCGGTGACCGAAACCTTGGGAATCAAAGACCTGCTGTCGCGCCGCCCGGCGCACTTATCGGGGGGAGAAAGACAAAGGGTGGCAATGGGGCGGGCACTGCTTTCCTGTCCGAAACTTCTTCTCTTCGATGAACCACTCGCGGCGCTCGACATGCGGCGCAAACTTGAGATCATGCCGTTGATCGAGCAAGTGCGCGACGAGTTTAAAATACCGATTGTATATATTTCGCATGCCATCGAAGAAGTGGTCCGGCTTGCAACGACGATCGTCGTGATCGACGCCGGCCGAGTCAAAGCGATCGGAACACCCGACGAGGTTTTTGGCAGGGCTGCGACACATTCGGGCGAGGAGCGTTTCAATCGCTCTTCGGTGTTGACGATGAAAATCTCCGGCACCGACGCTGCTTATGGTCTGACCGAATTGAACCATCCGGCGGGCACCGTCTGGCTCGCCGGGCCGGCCGGGCCCATTGGAGGCACCATACGCATTATCGTCAAAGCCACCGATGTCACGCTCTCCCTTGGGCGGCCGCACGATCTCAGCGTCCGCAGCGTGCTCGCCGGTACAATCGATGGCATTGAAAAGGAAGGCCCGCTGTCGATGGTCGCAATCAAGCTCGACGGAGAAGGTCATCTCTTCGCAACGGCAACACGCCATGCTCTCGATGAGTTGCATCTCGATTACGGCGCCCGCGTTTTCGCATTGATCAAGACTTCGGCCCTGGACGAGCGAAAAATTGCGTCGGCGCCGCGGGGCTGA
- a CDS encoding multidrug transporter subunit MdtC (Part of a tripartite efflux system composed of MdtA, MdtB and MdtC which confers resistance against novobiocin and deoxycholate), producing the protein MNPCAWFILRPVATTLIMVALLLAGGVGFFLLPVSALPQVDYPTIMVRTFYPGASPDVMATAITAPLERELGQIPGLEEMSSTSSGGASNITLQFALGLSLDVATQEVQAAIQAAATLLPNDLPAPPIYAKINPADAPVMTLAVMSKTLPLPRVHDLADVRLAQKISQVPGVGLVGIGGGGRPAVRIKVDHRAVAAYGLNLDDLRTTIGSANVNMPKGNFEGARRAYAINANDQIRSVEDYQKIIVAYRNGAPVRLEDVASIEEGMQNKDLAAWVDEVPAVLLNIQRQPGANVIAVVDAINEMLPALQATLPAGIDVVVLSDRTTTIKASIRSVGFELAFAILLVVLVLFVFLGDVRATLIPSLAVPISLIGALAAMYLLGLSLNNLTLMALTVATGLVVDDAIVMVENIARHRDAGRRPLEASLIGSREIGFTIISLTVSLIAVLIPLFFMGDVVGRLFREFAVTLAMTILISAIVSLTLIPMLGARLLRSDLQSDESAIRRITRSWSETAVAYYGRCLDVVLAHERLTLAVAGLTLAITITLAIVIPKGFFPIEDTGALRGVSVAPGSISFAAMAERQQALAEVILKDQDVATLASFVGVDAINTTLNSGRFLINLKPYGTRKASAAEVARRVAKAAETVSGISLFLQPMPDLAIDSSSGRAQYQFILESADAAEFEVWIPRLLERLKQAPQLENVSSDLDTHGLAAILTIDRDTAARFGITLATIDNALYDAFGQRIISTIFTQSNQHRIILEAKPSLTPMAATLLELRLPSSIVTGGQVPLDVIAHVEVKPAPLLFRHFGPYPASVISFDLAPGRSLGDAVASIRQAERESNLPESMITRFQGAALAFEATLADELWLVLTAIICVYIVLGILYESFIHPLTILSTLPSAGAGALVALWLAGMNLDILGIIGIVLLIGIVKKNAIMMIDFALSAERSQRLPPREAIRQACLLRLRPILMTTLAALLSALPLMIGTGIGSELRHPLGVTIVGGLIVSQVMTLFTTPAIYLALDRLGKKLHSTKPSEIERIQPLAGE; encoded by the coding sequence ATGAACCCCTGCGCATGGTTTATCCTACGGCCTGTGGCGACCACCCTTATAATGGTCGCGCTGTTGCTCGCGGGCGGCGTCGGCTTTTTCCTCCTCCCGGTCTCAGCATTACCGCAGGTTGATTACCCGACGATCATGGTTCGAACCTTTTATCCAGGGGCGAGCCCAGACGTCATGGCGACGGCTATAACGGCGCCCTTGGAACGCGAACTCGGACAGATACCGGGACTGGAGGAAATGAGCTCCACCTCGTCTGGCGGAGCCTCGAATATCACGTTGCAGTTTGCTCTCGGTCTGAGCCTCGATGTTGCCACGCAGGAAGTCCAGGCGGCGATCCAGGCGGCGGCCACCTTGTTGCCGAACGACCTGCCTGCACCGCCGATTTATGCGAAAATCAATCCTGCCGACGCACCGGTCATGACCCTCGCGGTCATGTCGAAAACATTGCCTCTGCCCCGCGTCCACGACCTCGCGGACGTGCGGCTTGCACAGAAGATCTCTCAGGTGCCGGGCGTCGGACTCGTCGGTATAGGAGGCGGGGGCCGGCCGGCGGTGCGCATCAAAGTGGATCATCGCGCCGTCGCCGCTTACGGCCTCAACCTTGACGATCTGCGCACCACGATCGGGAGCGCCAACGTCAATATGCCCAAAGGAAATTTTGAAGGGGCGAGGCGGGCTTATGCGATCAACGCCAATGACCAGATAAGAAGCGTCGAGGATTATCAAAAGATCATTGTCGCCTATCGAAATGGGGCGCCCGTCCGGCTCGAAGATGTCGCGAGTATCGAGGAGGGCATGCAGAACAAGGATCTCGCGGCCTGGGTTGATGAAGTACCGGCTGTCCTCCTCAACATTCAACGCCAACCCGGCGCCAATGTCATCGCAGTGGTTGACGCCATCAATGAGATGCTGCCAGCGCTTCAGGCCACATTGCCGGCCGGGATCGATGTCGTGGTGCTGAGCGACAGGACAACCACGATTAAGGCTTCGATCCGCTCGGTCGGATTTGAACTCGCCTTTGCAATCCTGCTCGTGGTCCTCGTGCTCTTTGTGTTCCTTGGCGATGTTCGCGCGACGTTGATTCCGAGCCTTGCCGTTCCGATCTCCCTGATTGGCGCTCTCGCCGCAATGTATCTTTTGGGACTGAGTCTCAACAATCTGACCTTGATGGCGCTCACCGTTGCGACAGGCCTCGTCGTCGACGATGCCATCGTGATGGTTGAAAATATCGCTCGCCACCGCGATGCTGGCCGCCGTCCCCTCGAAGCCTCGCTCATCGGGTCACGGGAAATCGGCTTCACCATCATCTCTCTGACCGTTTCATTGATTGCGGTTCTGATCCCGCTCTTTTTCATGGGCGATGTGGTCGGCAGGCTTTTTCGCGAATTCGCCGTCACCCTAGCAATGACGATTCTGATTTCTGCGATCGTGTCGCTGACCCTGATACCCATGCTTGGGGCCAGGCTCCTGCGATCCGATCTTCAATCCGACGAAAGCGCCATACGACGGATCACCCGTTCGTGGTCGGAAACTGCCGTTGCGTATTATGGCCGTTGTCTCGATGTTGTGCTCGCCCATGAAAGGCTAACCCTCGCTGTTGCGGGGCTCACGCTTGCCATCACCATCACCCTTGCGATCGTCATCCCGAAGGGATTTTTCCCGATCGAGGACACCGGTGCGTTGCGCGGCGTTTCGGTCGCACCGGGATCGATCTCATTTGCTGCGATGGCCGAACGTCAGCAGGCCTTGGCGGAGGTGATTCTCAAGGACCAAGACGTTGCGACGCTCGCCTCTTTTGTCGGGGTCGATGCCATCAACACGACCTTGAACAGCGGCCGATTTCTCATCAATCTGAAACCCTATGGCACGCGCAAGGCAAGCGCCGCGGAGGTCGCGCGGCGCGTGGCAAAGGCGGCGGAGACAGTATCGGGGATCTCGCTCTTCCTCCAGCCGATGCCGGACTTGGCGATCGATTCCAGCAGCGGACGTGCGCAATATCAGTTCATTCTCGAAAGCGCCGACGCTGCTGAATTCGAAGTTTGGATTCCAAGGCTTTTGGAGCGTTTGAAACAAGCGCCGCAACTCGAAAATGTAAGCAGCGATCTGGACACTCATGGACTCGCTGCGATTCTCACCATTGATCGTGACACAGCCGCGCGCTTCGGCATCACGCTCGCGACCATCGACAACGCTCTCTATGATGCTTTTGGGCAAAGGATCATCTCAACCATCTTCACCCAGTCGAACCAGCATCGCATCATTCTCGAAGCCAAACCCTCCCTGACACCGATGGCCGCGACACTTTTGGAGCTTCGTCTTCCATCCTCAATCGTGACGGGCGGCCAGGTGCCGCTGGACGTCATTGCACATGTGGAGGTGAAGCCCGCACCGCTCCTCTTCCGGCATTTTGGTCCTTATCCGGCCAGCGTCATTTCATTCGATCTTGCACCCGGCCGGTCGCTGGGAGATGCGGTGGCATCCATCCGCCAAGCCGAACGCGAGAGCAATCTGCCAGAGAGCATGATTACGCGGTTCCAGGGCGCGGCGCTCGCTTTCGAGGCCACGCTTGCCGATGAACTATGGCTGGTCCTCACCGCCATCATCTGCGTCTATATCGTCCTCGGTATACTCTACGAGAGCTTCATACATCCGCTGACCATCCTGTCGACCTTGCCTTCGGCCGGCGCCGGCGCGCTGGTCGCGTTATGGCTCGCGGGCATGAACCTCGACATCCTTGGCATCATCGGGATCGTGCTTCTGATCGGGATCGTGAAGAAAAACGCGATCATGATGATCGATTTCGCGCTTTCAGCCGAACGGAGCCAGCGGCTACCCCCCCGCGAAGCCATACGGCAAGCTTGCCTCTTGCGTCTGAGGCCAATCCTGATGACGACCCTCGCCGCGCTGCTCAGCGCCCTGCCCTTGATGATCGGAACCGGGATAGGCTCCGAGCTTCGCCATCCCTTGGGGGTAACGATCGTGGGCGGTCTGATCGTCTCGCAGGTCATGACGCTATTCACAACGCCGGCCATCTATCTGGCCCTCGACCGGCTGGGGAAAAAGCTCCACTCGACCAAACCAAGCGAAATCGAGCGGATTCAGCCTCTGGCCGGCGAATGA
- a CDS encoding peptidase → MRRLWVFIHRWTGLVMAGFLIIVGLTGSLLAFYNELDHLVAPQLFATPRPGIAPLDAATLTERVEALAPEARVTGVWLWYPDQVLVSVGGRIDPETNQPHELAYDQLLLDPWTGNELGRRAWGDISQGSINLMSFVYKLHYALALGMPGIWILGFVALAWTIDCFVGFYLTLPVGHHKFWKRWKPAWQIKAGAGVFRLNFDLHRAAGLWLWGVLLVFAWSSVYMNLWDTVYTWATRAVLEYHAPWTELVDRPQPLKTPRLDWREAQSVGERLMAEAAASHGFSVENPIALSFDSKKGLYRYGVRSSKDIQDHRGKTDLYFDGETGAMTLLLLPTGQFAGNTVTSWIYALHMGNIFGLPWRIFVCGLGLVVVLLSVTGVYIWWKKRSARKLARSRKRLPTEIDDAETAAYGRSKPA, encoded by the coding sequence ATGCGCCGCCTGTGGGTTTTCATCCACCGTTGGACCGGACTCGTCATGGCGGGGTTCCTCATTATCGTCGGTCTCACCGGGAGCCTGCTCGCCTTTTACAACGAACTGGACCATCTGGTTGCCCCGCAGCTTTTTGCCACGCCGAGACCAGGCATCGCCCCGCTTGACGCGGCGACGCTCACCGAGCGAGTCGAGGCTCTGGCGCCCGAGGCACGGGTGACCGGAGTCTGGCTTTGGTATCCGGACCAGGTCTTGGTCTCGGTGGGCGGACGCATCGATCCTGAGACGAACCAACCCCATGAGCTGGCCTATGACCAGCTGTTGCTCGATCCCTGGACCGGGAACGAACTCGGCCGGCGCGCCTGGGGCGACATCTCGCAAGGCTCGATCAACCTGATGTCCTTCGTCTACAAGCTCCACTATGCCTTGGCGCTCGGGATGCCGGGCATTTGGATCCTAGGCTTTGTGGCGCTGGCCTGGACGATCGATTGCTTTGTCGGATTCTATCTCACCCTGCCTGTAGGCCATCACAAATTTTGGAAGCGATGGAAGCCTGCCTGGCAAATCAAGGCGGGCGCGGGAGTCTTTCGTCTCAACTTCGATCTGCATCGCGCGGCCGGCTTATGGCTTTGGGGCGTTCTTCTCGTCTTTGCCTGGTCGAGCGTCTACATGAACTTGTGGGACACCGTCTATACTTGGGCGACGCGGGCGGTCCTTGAGTATCATGCACCCTGGACTGAACTTGTCGATCGGCCCCAACCGCTAAAGACTCCCCGCCTCGATTGGCGCGAGGCGCAATCCGTCGGAGAACGCTTGATGGCGGAGGCGGCCGCGAGCCATGGTTTTAGTGTCGAAAACCCCATCGCTCTTTCGTTCGATTCAAAGAAAGGGCTCTATCGGTATGGCGTCCGAAGCAGCAAAGATATCCAGGACCATCGCGGCAAGACAGACCTTTATTTCGACGGCGAGACCGGAGCCATGACTTTGCTGTTGCTACCGACCGGCCAATTTGCCGGCAATACGGTCACATCCTGGATTTACGCGCTCCACATGGGAAATATCTTCGGACTGCCGTGGCGCATTTTCGTTTGCGGCCTGGGTCTTGTGGTCGTCCTTCTGTCGGTCACGGGGGTCTATATTTGGTGGAAGAAGCGCTCCGCCCGAAAATTAGCCCGATCTCGAAAGCGGCTTCCCACAGAGATTGACGATGCCGAGACCGCTGCTTACGGTAGATCAAAGCCCGCTTGA
- a CDS encoding nodulation protein, which yields MNVAAPFIRRPVATTLLTLAIALAGSLGLMKLPVAPMPEVDLPSIFVLAQMIGASPETMATKVAAPLERHLGAIAGVHEMTSHNSAGGTEIMLEFNLDRNINGAARDVQAAINAARADLPPGLSTNPVYYKANLADWPITYLSLTSKTMGLARIHDIATTLLKPKLASIEGVALVYVLGSTSPAVRVELDPDILFKYGIGLESIRAALAAANANSPKGVVEEAGRRFQIYANDQAQSAAAYRDLVVAFRNGRAIRLRDLGEVTDSVEDFRPAANSDGEPSILIRIYRLPGANVIETVDRIRTRLAQLQATLSPAIDIAVVSDRTATARASLLDLEHALVVAGVLVILTILAFLQSLRAILIPAVVVPVSLLGTFGIMHLLGYSLDSLSLMALIIATGLVIDDSVVVVENITRHIEKGVPRIQAALQGAGEVSFTVLAMSLSLVAAFLPMLLMGGILGRIFHEFAATLSTAVLISLLVSLTTAPTLAALVLKSSSERHFPRVTSIFGQAYAFLLKAYDRTLVVALRHSAFTLTILFLLLCLNVYLYMVVPKGLLPHQDPGRLFGMLEADQSTSVTLMQQKFDEATKVFLADPSVKGLAAVIESDANRNTAEFYIQLKPKPGRKESADEVNARLSAAVSEIPGLALHLTAPQDIVFTTDSNTSGQYQLALSGDDIAELRTWTMLLAEALEQVPQIIRPSADQKEGGLETRLVIDRDKASRFGISASQIDNTLYDAFGQRQVSTVHAPSNQYRVVMEVAPRYRQDPDVLDKLYISTSAGPASGVQTSNAPAGTISGIGRLGTNPLAAASVATDAARNQNLNALANSARGTTSTGAAISTLAETMVPLSTFAHFEQGAAPLSVTHKGNAVAATISFNLAPQVPLSEAIAAIERTIADLRMPASLHAEFSGTAKAYQEAAIKQVLLILAALVTIYIVLGILYESFIHPITILSTLPSAGVGAILALMALRTEFTIIAFIGIILLIGIVMKNAIMMIDLALYAQRRQNLSAQDAIHEACLRRFRPIMMTTFAALFAALPLALGTSDGAELRQPLGIAIIGGLLVSQVLTLYTTPVVYLYLDRLQRRSSPRRLRN from the coding sequence ATGAACGTCGCGGCTCCTTTCATAAGACGGCCGGTCGCAACCACGCTCTTGACCCTCGCGATTGCGCTGGCCGGCAGTCTTGGTTTGATGAAGCTTCCGGTGGCGCCAATGCCGGAGGTCGACCTGCCGTCCATTTTTGTCTTGGCTCAAATGATCGGCGCGAGCCCCGAAACCATGGCGACAAAAGTCGCGGCGCCGCTTGAGCGGCATTTGGGGGCGATTGCCGGCGTTCACGAAATGACATCGCATAACTCGGCGGGCGGCACCGAGATTATGCTCGAGTTCAATCTGGACCGAAACATTAATGGAGCCGCCCGCGACGTGCAGGCGGCCATCAACGCCGCACGCGCCGATCTGCCGCCGGGCCTTAGCACCAACCCGGTGTATTACAAAGCCAATCTCGCGGACTGGCCGATCACCTATCTATCCCTGACATCGAAGACGATGGGTCTCGCGCGAATCCATGATATTGCCACCACTCTCCTGAAGCCGAAGCTCGCCTCAATCGAAGGTGTCGCCTTGGTATATGTTCTCGGCTCGACATCACCCGCGGTGCGGGTCGAACTCGATCCCGATATTCTTTTTAAATATGGAATTGGTCTCGAAAGCATTCGCGCCGCGCTTGCCGCCGCCAATGCCAATAGCCCGAAAGGAGTGGTCGAGGAGGCAGGCCGGCGGTTTCAGATCTATGCAAACGACCAAGCCCAAAGCGCCGCGGCTTATCGCGATCTCGTCGTGGCCTTTCGCAATGGCCGTGCGATCCGGCTACGCGATCTCGGCGAGGTGACCGATTCGGTCGAGGATTTCCGGCCGGCGGCGAACAGCGATGGCGAGCCATCGATCCTCATCCGCATCTATCGTTTGCCCGGCGCCAATGTCATCGAAACCGTCGACCGGATTAGGACCAGGCTGGCGCAGCTGCAGGCAACCCTTTCACCCGCGATCGACATCGCTGTCGTCTCGGACCGGACCGCGACGGCGCGTGCCTCTCTGCTCGATCTCGAACATGCCCTCGTTGTCGCCGGTGTGCTCGTGATCCTGACCATTCTTGCTTTTCTGCAGAGCCTTCGCGCGATCTTGATTCCTGCCGTCGTCGTGCCGGTTTCGCTCCTCGGCACCTTTGGGATCATGCATCTCCTGGGCTACAGCCTCGATAGTCTCTCGCTAATGGCGCTTATTATCGCCACAGGTCTCGTCATCGACGATTCCGTCGTGGTCGTCGAGAATATTACACGTCACATCGAGAAGGGTGTCCCGCGCATTCAGGCGGCGCTCCAAGGGGCTGGCGAGGTCTCGTTCACCGTCCTTGCAATGAGTCTGTCACTGGTCGCCGCATTCCTGCCCATGCTGCTCATGGGAGGCATTCTGGGGCGGATCTTCCATGAATTTGCGGCAACGCTCTCGACAGCCGTCTTGATCTCGCTCCTCGTCTCGCTCACCACGGCGCCGACTCTTGCGGCGCTCGTTCTGAAGTCCAGCTCCGAACGCCATTTCCCGAGGGTCACCTCGATTTTCGGACAGGCCTATGCGTTTTTGCTCAAAGCCTACGACCGAACCCTCGTCGTGGCACTGCGTCATTCAGCATTTACTTTGACGATCCTGTTCCTGCTTCTCTGCCTCAACGTCTATTTGTACATGGTGGTACCAAAGGGCCTGTTGCCTCATCAGGATCCAGGCCGGCTCTTCGGAATGCTGGAAGCGGACCAGTCCACGTCCGTCACGCTGATGCAACAGAAGTTCGATGAAGCGACAAAAGTCTTTCTGGCCGACCCCTCGGTCAAGGGTCTTGCCGCCGTCATCGAAAGCGACGCCAACCGAAATACGGCCGAGTTCTATATTCAGTTGAAACCCAAGCCCGGCCGCAAGGAGAGTGCGGACGAGGTCAATGCCCGGCTGTCGGCCGCCGTGAGTGAAATCCCGGGTCTGGCGCTGCATTTAACCGCGCCGCAAGACATAGTCTTCACAACCGACTCCAACACGTCCGGCCAGTACCAACTGGCGCTTTCGGGCGATGACATCGCTGAACTCAGGACCTGGACGATGCTTCTGGCCGAGGCCTTGGAACAGGTTCCCCAGATCATTCGTCCGAGTGCGGACCAGAAGGAAGGCGGGCTTGAAACCCGTCTCGTGATCGACAGGGACAAAGCCTCCCGCTTCGGCATCAGCGCAAGTCAGATCGACAATACGCTTTACGACGCCTTCGGACAGCGGCAAGTTTCCACCGTTCACGCCCCTTCCAACCAATATCGCGTCGTGATGGAGGTCGCGCCCCGTTATCGGCAGGATCCCGACGTCCTGGACAAGCTTTATATCAGCACGTCGGCGGGGCCCGCCAGCGGGGTGCAAACCAGCAACGCGCCTGCGGGGACCATAAGCGGCATCGGACGGCTGGGGACCAACCCCTTGGCGGCAGCCTCCGTTGCCACGGACGCGGCCCGCAATCAAAACCTGAACGCGCTCGCCAACAGCGCGCGGGGCACAACATCGACCGGCGCCGCGATCAGCACCTTGGCGGAAACAATGGTTCCCCTCTCCACCTTTGCGCACTTCGAGCAAGGCGCGGCGCCGCTCTCCGTCACCCACAAGGGAAACGCCGTCGCAGCGACAATTTCGTTCAATCTCGCCCCGCAGGTCCCGCTCAGCGAAGCGATCGCGGCAATCGAGAGAACGATAGCCGATCTCCGCATGCCGGCCTCCCTTCACGCCGAGTTCTCAGGGACGGCCAAAGCTTACCAGGAGGCGGCGATCAAGCAGGTGCTGCTTATCCTTGCCGCGCTTGTAACGATCTATATCGTTCTCGGGATCCTCTATGAGAGCTTCATCCATCCGATCACAATCCTTTCGACCTTGCCCTCGGCTGGAGTCGGCGCAATTCTCGCGTTGATGGCCTTGCGTACGGAGTTCACAATCATTGCCTTCATAGGCATCATTCTCTTGATTGGCATCGTCATGAAGAACGCGATCATGATGATCGACCTTGCGCTTTATGCGCAGCGCCGACAAAATCTCTCTGCGCAAGACGCGATCCACGAAGCTTGTTTGCGGCGCTTCCGGCCCATCATGATGACGACCTTTGCCGCGCTTTTCGCCGCCCTGCCGCTTGCCCTCGGCACCAGCGATGGCGCCGAGCTTCGCCAGCCGCTCGGGATCGCGATCATCGGCGGCTTGCTGGTAAGCCAGGTATTAACGCTCTACACAACACCGGTGGTCTATCTTTATCTCGATCGCCTTCAGAGAAGATCGTCCCCAAGACGGCTGCGGAACTAG
- a CDS encoding molybdate ABC transporter permease subunit yields MFDLSAAEWTAILLSLRIAIVATIMSLPFGIFTAYALARWRFPGKMILNGVVHMPLVLPPVVTGFLLLILLGRKGVFGGFLADIGIVLSFRWTGAAVACAVMGFPLMVRAMRLSFESIDKRLELAAGTLGASPIWTFFLVSLPLAIPGIVVGSILAFAKALGEFGATITFVSNIPGETQTISAAIYSYTQVPGGDESAMRLTVVAIVISFAALVASELIQRQAEKRLASFE; encoded by the coding sequence GTGTTCGATTTGTCGGCCGCGGAGTGGACCGCAATCTTGCTCTCGTTGCGAATTGCGATCGTCGCGACGATCATGAGTTTGCCGTTCGGCATCTTCACCGCCTATGCGCTCGCCCGTTGGCGGTTCCCCGGCAAGATGATCTTGAATGGCGTCGTTCATATGCCTTTGGTGCTGCCGCCGGTCGTCACCGGCTTCCTCTTGCTGATCCTTCTCGGCCGGAAGGGCGTTTTTGGAGGATTCCTCGCCGACATCGGCATTGTCTTGTCCTTTCGCTGGACCGGCGCGGCAGTGGCCTGCGCGGTCATGGGCTTTCCGCTCATGGTCCGCGCCATGCGTCTATCGTTCGAATCGATCGACAAGCGCCTCGAACTCGCCGCGGGAACCCTGGGCGCGAGCCCCATCTGGACTTTCTTTCTGGTCAGCCTGCCGCTGGCCATTCCAGGCATCGTCGTCGGTTCGATTCTCGCTTTTGCGAAGGCACTTGGAGAGTTTGGCGCGACGATCACCTTCGTCTCGAATATTCCCGGCGAGACGCAGACGATATCCGCGGCAATCTACTCTTACACCCAAGTGCCGGGCGGAGACGAAAGCGCGATGCGTTTGACCGTTGTTGCGATCGTAATTTCCTTTGCCGCCCTTGTTGCTTCTGAACTCATTCAGCGGCAGGCGGAAAAGCGGCTGGCGAGTTTCGAATGA